GTAGAGCCGCGACATCAGGTCGCCGGCCGAAATCGCCCCGCTCGTGGGCTTGGGCGTGTACTTGAGCGGCAGCGAACCGGGCGCGGGTACCTCCGCGGCGCTCTTGCTGCCGGCGGCGGTACCGGACGCGCACGCCGCCAGCACGGCCGGGAGCGCGAGGAGCAGGGCGCGATCGGTCGCGCGTCGAACACAGAGGCGAAGCATGGCAGTCTGGTGCAGGTGAAAAACGCGAATCAGCAGAATGTCAGTACAGCGTCAGCCGCCCGACGTGCACGGCGAGCGACGGGGTCGTCGTGGTCCAGGTGGCGTACAGCGTGTCCGCCACGCGGGCGAGTCGCGGAAAGCCACTCGGCCTGGCTCCCGACGTTTGCGCGAGCACGTGGGTTTCACGGGCGGTGAGTTGGGTGCCCTCGGGGCGAATGCGACGCGCCAGGACCTCGGCGACCTGATTGGTGCGCTGCTCGAGCCACGCGATCACCGGATGCCCCTTGGCGTCGAGCACGAGCGACACGCGCCCCAGTGGTGTGCCTTCATCGACACGCAGCGGCGCCCCAAAGGTTGCCCCGCCATCGGTGGAGCGCGCGATGTGCACGCGATTGGTATCCCGGGCACCGGTGAACCACGCCACGTACACCGTGTCGCCCACGGCCGCGACCTGCGGCCCGTTCACCGGACAGCCGGGGTAGTGCCAGCCATCCTCGTGAACCTTGGTCGACGGCGTCCAGCCGTTCGCCGTTTCGCGCACGATGGCAATGTCGCGGATCTCCTCGGCGCTCCGGTCGCGATACACGATCACGCGCCCACTCGTGGCCGCCGCCGTCCCCGTCTGGCAGCAGTCGCAGCTGCGCGCGTCGAGCAGCGCTTCACGCTCGATCGCCCCGGACGCCGTGAGGCGTGCGGTGCGGATCGTCATCTCCTTCGCGGAGTCGGGCATGGCGCTCTTGCGCCCATCCAGCCACACGAGCCCGAGCCCATCGGCGCCGTCGGCCCAGAGGGAGACGAATCCGTGCTCGGCGGCGAGACCATCCGTGTGCGGCACGACAGGGGCGCTCCACGTGCGCCCCGCATCGGCTGAACGGACCACGCGCACGCCGTAGGCATACTTGCCCTCGCCATCGCGTTCGAGCCAGTGCGCCGCGAGGTCGCCGTTGGCGAGCGCGGTGATGGCGGGGAAGTCGGCCCAGTTCACGAAGAACGGCCGCGCGGCCGCGATCGTGCGCGTGGAATCCCACGTCGTGCCGTTCCACGCCGCCAGCTGAATGGCGACCGTCGAGTCGGGGCGACGCTGTGTCCACGACAGCAGGAGCTCGCGATCGCCGCGCACGGTGACGAAGGGTGTACTGCTGCCCGCCTGCGCGGGGACGGGGAGCTCCGTGAGCGGTCCCATCGACGTGGCCCCGGTGGCATCGCGTCCGGTCGCACAGGCCGACAGGAGGACCATCGGCGCCAGCAGGTAGGTCATTCGCGATCGCAGCAGCATCGTCATCGCCCCATGGAGCTTACGGCTTTCTCGGTGCCTTCGGCGATCCACAGTTCCACCGCCGAGGTCATGCGGTCGTACAGTGCTTCGACCAGCTCCCGCTCATCGCGCGGCATGGCGTGCAACACGAAATCGGCGAGGTCGCCGATCTGTCGCCGTTCATCCACCGGGCGAATGCCAATGCGCAACCGCGGATACTGCGGGCTCTTGAGGTGCGCTTCGATGCTCTTGAGGCCGTTGTGGCCGCCCGGACTGCCGTGCGGCTTGAAACGATACTCACCGCAGGGCACCGCCACTTCGTCAACGAGGACGAGCAGATCCTGGGCCGCAGTCCACCCCTCACGCTTGAGGTAGGGGCGCAGCACCTGACCGCTCAGGTTCATGTACGTCTGCGGCTTGACCAGCTTGACCTTTTTCGTGCCGACGAGGCCGGTCGCGGTGATCGCGTCGCCGTCTTTCTTCCAGCCGTCAAAATGCCAGCGGCGGTGCAGGTGATCGAGCAGCCACCAGCCGACGTTGTGCCGCGTCTGTTCGTACTCGCGACCGGGGTTGCCGAGTCCAACAATGACTTTCATACGGAGAGGAAGACGCGCGGGGCGCGGAATGCGCCAGCGTGGCGTAACCATGCTGAACGAACTCCGCGCCCCGCGAGTGACCGCCAGTGACGATTACTTGTCGTCTTCCGGCTTCGGCTTGCGGATGAGCTCCGGCTCCGCGGCCCCGCCCTCGGCGGGCGCATCGGCGTGCACCTTCGGCGCCGCGCAGACGCATACCGTCCCTTCGGCGTCGTCCTTGATCGTGATGCCGGCCGGCACCTTGATGTCGGAGACGTGCAGCGACTTGCCCAGCTTGAGGCTGGAGACGTCGACGTCGATGTGGTTCGGGATGTTCGACGGATCGACTTCGATGGTGAGCTCGTGCATGATCTGGTCGAGCAGGCCGCCTTCGAGGCGCACGCCTTCCGGCGTGCCGATGTACACGATCGGGCACTTCACCGTCACCGTCTCACCGGCCACCAGCTCCTGGAAGTCGATGTGGAGCACGTGGCGCTTGAACGGGTGGCGCTGGATTTCGCGAATGAGCGTACGCGCCGTCTTGCCGTCGATCGCGAGCTCGATCACGGTGCTGGACGTCGCGATGCCCTTGAGCAGCTTTTCCGTCTCGCGCGCGTTCACGGTGAGCGACTGCGGCTCACGGCCATGGCCGTAGATGACGCACGGAATGTTGCCGGCCTGGCGGATCTTGCGCGCGGCGCCCTTGCCGGTCTCGGCACGGGACGACGCAGTGAGCGTGGCGGAAGCCATGAAAACCTCGGTATTGAATGGTGGTTCGGGAGTAACCGGAAATGGTCGTCCCGGCCGGTCGTGCAGGTCCTGCGGGTCCTACTCGAACAGCACGCTGACCGACTGGTCGGCGTGCGTGAATCGGATCGCCTTCGCGAGCAACTCGCCCACACTGAGCACGGTGAGCGACGGGAACCGGCGCTCGGGGGGGAGATTGATCGAGTCGGTGACCACGACTTCCTTGATCGGTGCGGTCGACAACCGCTCCACGGCCGGGCCGCTGAGCAGCGCGTGCGTGGCGCACACGTAAATGTCGTTCGCGCCGAGCTTCTTGAGTGCGCGCGCCGCCTCGGAGACGGTGCCCGCGGTATCGATCATGTCGTCGGGAATCAGACAATCCCGCCCTTCGACTTCACCGACGACGTTCATGACTTCGGCGACATTCGCCTTCGGGCGGCGCTTGTCGATGATGGCAAAGGTGGCGTCGAGCCGCTTGGCAAAGCCGCGCGCCATCTTGGCCGAGCCGACATCGGGCGCCACGACGACGAGGTCCTTGAGCTCCTTCTTGCGGAAGTAGTTCGTGAACACCGGCGCCGCGTAGAGGTGATCGACGGGGACGTCGAAGAACCCCTGCAGCTGATGGGCATGGAAATCGAGCCCGAGCACCCGCGAGGCGCCGGCGGTCTCGATGAGGTTCGCCATGAGCTTGGCGCCAATGGCGACCCGGGGCTGGTCCTTGCGATCCTGCCGGGCGTAGCCGGTGTAGGGCAGCACGGCGGTGACGCGGGCCGCCGACGCTCGGCGGGCGGCGTCGATGAGGAGCAGCAGCTCCAGCATGTTCTCGCCCGGCGGATTCGTGGGCTGCACCACGAAGACATCCGCGCCGCGGATGTTTTCGTCGATGCGCACGAACACCTCGCCGTCGGCAAAGCGCGAGCAGGTGACCTTGCACAACTCAGCGCCCAGCGACTTCGCCACTTCTTCAGCCAGGGGCTGGTTGGCGGTGCCGGCCAGGATCTTGAACCCGCGATTGGAGGCTGAGGGCGCTTCCGAAGCCGCGTGCATGGAGGTCTCGAGAGGGGCGAAAGGGATTTCTGGTAAAGCCCCTAAAGCTATACGGGCCCGGTCCGGTTTCCAACCGGTACCGAGCCCGTCTATGATGGATCTGGTAACGATTTGCAAAACAAGGAGTTAGGGAACTCCTGGCCCGGGCGCGCACGGCCCGGGACCCGACTATAGGCCCACTTGGAATCGAACCAAGATCTTCGGCTCCAAAGGCCGAGGTAATAGCCGTTATACGATGGGCCACCAGCAGAGCGGAGTTTATCGGTTGCCGGGGGCAGCGGCAACGGTGGGCCCGGCCCTTAGCTGGCGGGCGCGGCCGGCCGTTCCCAATCGTGTACCGGCAGGGCGTCCCGGGCCCGGATGCCGTCGGCGAACGGCCCCAGCAGGTGCACGATGCTGTTGGCGTAGTACGTGATGAGCGGCCGCCCGCGCGGCAGGATCACGTAGCCCTCACCGGCGCGGGCCACCATGCGGCGGAGGCGCAGCATGCGGTACGCCCGATCGAACGTCTCGGCGATGTCGCGATCGGCGCGGACGACGCGGCCACTCAGCTCCTGCAACACGTCGCGCATCGCCGCCATGCGCTCGAGCAGCGCCGTGCGCGGCACATACTCGGCGTCGAAGCTCTGCAGCGCGGCGCAGGCCAGAGGGACCGGCGTGACGGGGATGATCGCGCCGATGCGCGCGAGCACGTCGTCGCAGAACGTCTGCACGTGCGGCAGGCGAGCGTCACGAGGGAGGGTGAACAGATCGATGTCCTGCGCCGCGAGCGCGTCGAGCCAGCCGCGCACGGGGATCGGCGCGCCGATCGTCACGGCGGCGCGGCCGTACCGTTTCCAGCGTCGCGTGAAGAGCCGACCAACGTTCCAGAGCAGGAAGCGGCCGACCGAGGCCATCTGCGCCACGCGCGAGAGCGGGGCGACCGGCGCGCGCGTTTCGAGCTCGCGCAGCAGCGTGCGGTCTTCGAGCACGCGGTCGTAGTTGATGCCCACGGGCACGACGTAGAGCCGGTCGCGCATCGCCGGGTCGCGGGCCACGCCAAGGGCGTAATCGAGCAGGCCAATCTTGGCCGGTCGCAGCGCACCGTCGCGCGTGAGGCCGCCCTCGGGGAAGATCCCCTGCGTCACGGCATTCCGCGTGATGAGCTGCACGTAGGCTTGCAGCACCGCGTGATACAGCGGCTCCCGATAGCGCCGCCTGATGAAGTACGAGCCGAAGCTCTTGAAGAGATACTCGAGCGGAAAGGCGCGGGCCCACTCGCCGACGGCATACGAGATGGAGACCTGGCCCATCATCACGTAGGCCACCAGCACGTAGTCGGCGTTCGATCGATGGTTCATCAGGTAGATCACGATCGAATCGCGCGGCAGGCCCTTGAAGGGATCGTCGCGCTCCACCTCGACGCTGACCTTGTAGAACAGCGACAGGGCCGCGCGCGACACCCAATAGCCGAGGCGATAATAGGCGAGCACGTTGAAGAACGGCACGATCTCGTCGAGATACCGGCGCACCCGCTGCCAGGTCACCGCCGGGTCTTCCGGCTGCTCGGACGCGTGCCGCGCGACCGCCGCGGCGACCTGCGGATCGGCCAGCACGTGTTCAATGACGTAGTGCTTGCGCGTGAACTTGTAGCGATCGACGCGGGCCCGCATGCGGAGCAGGGTGCGCCGGCCCGCACGCCGGGCCACGCGGTGCGCCGCCAACCAGGCCAGCGCGCCGACGGCGATGAGCAGGAGACCGACGATCAGCTCGCGGGCCACAACCACGCGGCGCCCCGCACGCCGCTCGAGTCGCCATGCTGGTGCCGCACGACGCGGGTGCTGACGCTCTCCGAGAACACCCACGGCGGCAGCGCGGCCGCGATCTCGTCCACCAGCCCGGGGATGTTTGAGACGCCGCCCCCGAGCACGATCACATCGGGATCGAGCACGTTGACGATGGTGGCGAGGCTGCGGGCGGCGCGATGCACGAGGCGCGCCCGCGTCGCGAGCGCCGCGGCGTCGCCGGCCGCGCCCTGCGCGATGATCTCCGGCGTCGTGAGGGTGCCGCCGTTCACCCGGGCGTGGTCGGCCGCGATGCCGGGGCCGGAGATCCACGTTTCGATGCAGCCGTGCCGCCCGCAGTAGCAGCGCGGGCCGGGCACTTCGTCGCCCGACGGCCAGGGCAGCGGATTATGCCCCCATTCGCCACCAATCAGGTTGCGCCCGGTGAGCACCTGCCCATGCACGATGATGCCACCGCCCACGCCGGTGCCCATGATCACGCCGAAGACGACGCCAGCACCGGCGCCGGCGCCATCGGTGGCTTCCGACAGCGCAAAGCAATTCGCGTCGTTCTGCATGCGCACCTCGCGCTGCAGCGCCTCCGCGAGATCGCGCTGCAGCGGTTGCCCATTGAGCCAGGTCGAGTTGGCGTTCTTGACCAACCCGGTCTCGGGGACGACGACCCCCGGGATACCGATGCCCACGGTGGCGCGAGCACCCACCGCGACTTCGAGCCGCAGCACCAGCGCCGTGAGGGCATGGACCGTGGCGAGATACGCGCGCGGCGTGGGGATGCGCTCCTGGGCCAGCACGCGCCCGTGGGCATCGAGCACGACGCCCTCGATCTTCGTACCGCCCAGATCGATCCCGATTCGCAGGGCCGGATGTGAATGCTCACTCATGCGGCGATTGTCGCCTGTCGCGAGAGTTGGGGCAAGAGGGGCACGATGCGCGGTGACGAATTGCCGCCACCGGTCCACCGGCGTAACCTTGGGCATGTCGTCTGCGCTGCGGCCGGGTTTTTCAGGCCATACGGAAGAAATGGCGGTGTCCGGGGAGCATCTCGCCTCGGTGGAGGCGTTGCTGGCTTCCTACACCAGTCTGCGCAGGCGACGACGCTGGTACCTTGCCGCGCTGGCGGCCGCCGTCTTTGGCACGCTGATTTCGGCCGCGTTTCATCGCGCCACCGGTGCGACGCCGATGTTTCTGGTCGGCTTCGCGGCGCTGCCCATGATGTTGGGCGGCTTCGGGCCGATGCTGCTCGCCACGTGGGGGGCGCTGGTCGGCTCGATCATCGTCGAAGGGCCGGGGCTCGTGAACAGCGAGCTCGAAGCGGTCCGCTACGGGTCGGGCTTCATGCTGGCGCTGGTCTCGGCGGTCTTCTGCGAAGTGGCGCGTCGTCATCGGATTGAAGCGATCGACCGCGAATTCCGCCTGGCGCAGGCGCTCCGGCGTTCGGAGGAGCTGCGCGCCGAGCGTGCGGCCGCCGACGCGACGCAGCAGGCGGAGCGCGACCTCGCGGCGGCGGCGCTGCGGGAGCGGGATCAGCAGCTGGCACGCATTACGGCCACCGTGCCGGGCATTGTGTATCAGCTGCTCTGGAAGCGCTCCGGCGAAACCCGCTTTCTCTACGTGAGTGAACGCGCACGCGATCTGTTTGACCTCGATCCGGACGCGGTGGTCGCCGACGCCGGCGTGGCCTGGAGTCGGGTCCATCCCGACGATGTCGGCGGCATGTTCCGATCGGCCAATGCGTGCATGGAGGACTGGTCTCCGTGGCGCTACGAGTTTCGCATCACCGATCCGGCGCGGGCGGACGCCTGGCGCTGGGCGCTCGGTTCCGCCATCTGCCAGCCGGGGCCGGAACCCGACAGCGCGCTCTTCACGGGCATCTTCACCGATGTCACCGATCAGCGTCGTCTGGAAGACGAGCTCCGGCAGGCGCAGCGCATCGAGAGCCTGGGCCGTTTGGCCGGCGGCGTGGCGCATGACTTCAACAACCTGCTGACCGCGATCACGGGCGAGGCGAGCCTGCTCGAGAGTGATCAGGCGCCGTCGTCGGAGGTCGCCCAGGGGCTGCAGCGCATTCGGGCGGCGGCGGAATCGGGGGCGGCGCTCAGCAAGCAGCTGCTGGGGTTTGCCCGTCGGCAGGTGATGGCGCCGCGGCTGGTGGATGCCAACAAGATGATGCAGCGCGCGGCGCCCTTGTTGCGTCGTCTGCTGCGCGAGTCCATCCGGCTGGAGCTCGACGTCGCTCCAGAGGTGGGGATGGTGCGGGTGGATCCGGGCCTCTTCGATCAGGTACTGCTGAACCTCGCGGCCAATGCGCGTGACGCGATGCCGCGCGGCGGCACCCTGGCCGTCCGCGTGCGTCGTCTGAACGGCACCGATCCGGATCGGGCGCAGTATCCGGGCGTGTCCGGTGACGCGGCGGTGGAGTTTGTCGTGGCCGATACCGGCAGTGGCATGCCCGATGCGGTGCGCGCGCGTGCCTTTGAGCCGTTCTTCACCACCAAGCCCGTGGGGGAGGGATCAGGGCTGGGGCTGTCCACCAGCTACGGGATCGTCACGCAGGCCGGCGGCATGATGCTGCTCGAATCCCGCGAGGGGCATGGCACGACGGTGCGGATCGCGTTGCCGTGGATCGATCCGATCGAAGCGCAGGCCCTCGACGAACGCAGTGCGTTGCGCGGCGGGACGGAGCGGGTGCTCGTGGTGGACGATGATGATCAGGTACGTCGGGTGACGGCGGAGGCGCTCCGGCGCTTTGGCTATGATGTGCTCGAGGCGCGCGGCGGTGCGGAGGCGGTGGCGATGGCCCGCGTCAGCGATCCGCCGCTGGCGCTGCTGGTCAGTGATGTGGTGATGCCGGAGCTCAGCGGGGTGGATGTGGTGAATGCGATGCGCGACGCGGGGATCACTCCGCGCGTCTTGTTCGTGTCGGGGTATCCGGAGGGCACGGTGACCCAACACGGCGTCGTGCCCGATGGCGTAGATCTGCTGGTGAAGCCGTACGCGGTGCACGATCTGCTGCGGCGCGTGCGCGCCGCCCTCGATCGCGCGGCGTGAGCGGGCGTCGGGGGATCGGGGCCGCTGCGCTGCTGCTGCTCGCGGCCTGTGGCGGCGGGGGCGACGCACCCACCGGCCCCGGGAGCGGCGGCGGCACGACCCCGCCGCCACCGGACAATACGCTCTCCGTGCCGACGATTGCCCGTGAGTTTCGCGGGATGTGGATCGCCACGGTCGCCAATATCGACTGGCCGACGCGCAACACGCTCACCGCCTCGCAGCAGCAGACGGAGATGAACGGCCTGCTGGATGTGGCGTCCACTGCCGGGCTCAATGCCGTGGTGTTACAGGTGCGCGCGGCGGGTGATGTGATCTATCCGAGCAGCCTCGAGCCCTGGGCTCGTTCACTGACGGGGACGCAGGGGACCGACCCGGGCTACGACCCGCTGAGCTATGCGGTGCAGCAGGCGCATCAGCGTGGGCTCGAGTTGCATGCCTGGTTCAATCCGTTCCGGGCCGGCAATCTCAGCGATACCGCGCGCTTTGCCCCGCTGCATCTCGCGCGGAAGCGCCCCGATCTGGTGCGGCGCTATTGCAGCCAGTTGTGGTTCGATCCCGGGGAGAGTGCGGTGCAGGACCAGGCGATTGCCGTGATCACCGAGGTGGTCACGCGCTACGACGTGGATGCGGTGCACCTCGACGACTTCTTCTATCCCTATCCCGACGCCAACTGCCCGGGGCTCGATTTCCCCGACAGTGTGGGCTACGCGGCGTACACGCGCGCGGGCGGCACGCTCACGCGCGGCGACTGGCGGCGCGACAACGTGAATCGGTTCGTGCAGCGGCTCTACGAGGCGGTGCATCTCGCGTCGGCCACGGTGAAGGTGGGAATCAGCCCCTTCGGTATCTGGCGGCCCGGCAATCCCACCGGGGTCACCGGGCTCGATGCGTACGCGTCGATCTATGCCGACTCACGCAAATGGCTGCAGGCGGGATGGGTGGACTACTTCGCGCCCCAGCTCTACTGGTCCACCACCTCGTCGGGGCAGAACTACAATTCGCTGATCAGCTGGTGGGGGCAGCAGAACACGCAGAAGCGCCATCTGTGGCCCGGCCTCGCGTCGTATCGCATCAACGACGGCTCATCGGCGCCGTACGCGGCCACCGAGATCCCCACGCAGATCTCCATCGCGCGCCAGCAGCAGGCGGTGAGCGGTGGCGCCACCGGCACGATTCTCTACAATGGCAGCAGCGTCCGCGACAACCGCGGCGGTTTCGTCACGGCGCTCACGAGTGGCCTCTACGCCAGCGGCGCGCTGGTTCCGGCGAGCCCCTGGCTCGACGCCACCGCGCCGTCGGCACCGGCCGTGGCCGTCGCCACCTCCGGCGCCAATCTACTCGTCACGATCCTCGGCGGTTCGAGCGACACGCGCTGGTACCTCGTGCGCTGGCGCATCGGCACGACGTGGGCGCAGAAGCTGCTCCCGGCAAACGTCGCCTCCACAACGGCCCCCTCCGCCCTCGCCGATGCCGTGGTGGTCAACGCGGTGGACCGGGCGGGGAATGCGAGCCCCGACGCGGTCTGGCGCAAGTAAAGGGACAACACACGAGGTGGGGGACAACGCACGAGGATTGGGGTGCGGCGAGTCCGTGCCCACGCGCAGCTCCTCGTCGTTGTCCCCCACCTCGTCCGTTGTCCAGTCAGTTCTCCATGAGGCCGCTGGTCTGCGTCTCCCGCATCGTCGCGTACACCACGAGCGACGCCGCGATGCAGGCGGTGACGTACCAGTAGAACCACGACTCGTGGCCGGCCTGCTTGAACCACAGCGCGATGTACTCGGCGGTGCCGCCAAAGAGGGACACGGCCACGGCATACGGGAAGCCCACCCCCAGCGCGCGGATGCTGGTGGGGAAGAGCTCCGCCTTCACGACGGCGTTGATGGCGGTGTACCCGCTGACGGCCACCAGCGCGCAGAGGAGCAGGGCGATGGCACCGCCGGTGGTGTGCGTCTGCCCGAGCTGGGTCATGAGCGGCACCGTACCGAGCGTCCCCAGCACGCCGAACGCGGTGAGCACCGGGCGCCGGCCGATGCGATCGGAGAGCGCGCCGACCGCCGGTTGCAGCGCCATGTAGACCAGCAGCGTCACGGCGTTGATGAAGGTCGCTTCCTTGGCCGTGAAGCCGGCGGTGTTCACCAGAAACTTCTGGGCGTACGTGGTGAACGTGTAGAACGCCACGGTGCCGCCGGCGGTCAGACCCACGACCGTAAGTACCGCACGGGGATGCTGCAGTAGCCCGCGAATGCTGGCCGCCGCGCTCTTCGCCGGGCGCGCCGCCTTGTCGTGCTGGAACTCGCCGGTTTCCTCGAGGGAGCGGCGCAGGTAGATCGCCACCACCGCGCAGAGTGCTCCGATCACGAACGGAATGCGCCACCCCCACGCCTTGAGCGCCGCATCGTCGAGTGTGCGCTGCAGCACCAGCAGCACGGCGAGCGCGACCAGCTGCCCCCCGATGAGCGTGACGTACTGAAAACTCGACCAGAAGCCGCGGTGGGCCTGGCCCGCCATCTCACTGAGATACGTCGCACTCGCGCCGTACTCGCCGCCCACGCTCACCCCCTGCAGCATGCGCGCCAGGATGAGCAAGGCTGGGGCGAAGACGCCGATGGTGGCGTAGCTCGGCGTCACCGCGATGAGCAGCGAGCCGCTGCACATCAGGAGCACGGTGAGCGTCAGTGCCGCGCGGCGTCCGTACTTGTCGGCGTAGCGGCCCATGAGCCATCCGCCGATGGGGCGCATGAAGAAGCCGAGCGCAAACACCCCGGCGGTGTTGAGCAGCTCGGCCGTGCGATCACCCGAGGGGAAGAAGGCCTTCGAGAAGTAGAGCGAGAACGCCGAGTACGCGTACCAGTCGTACCACTCCACCAGGTTGCCGATGGAGCCCCCGATGATCGAACGGAGGCGGGACTGCCTGGACGGTGTGGTGGGATCAGGACTGGGCATCGATGGTGCGCGCGAGAAGGTCAAGGACATCGGACTCGGTGCGCAGCCCGGGGACATCGTGCATGTCGATCACATAGCCGTAGCGCTCGGCGATCGCTTCGTACAGGGGGATGCGGTGGTGCAGGAGCTGCTCAAAGCCCCAGACGGCAAAATCGTCGGGATCGACCAGCGACTCATCGGTGATCCCACGGCGATCGAGGTACTCCGCCCACTTGGTCGCCAGAAAGGCCGGGTTGTAGTACATCGGCTTGGGGTGTTTCCGGAAGCGCTCCACGAGCATGCGCGTGTGCTCGGCGGAGCCGCGGATGTACACCAGCACCGTATGCTGGGCGAGGCAGGTGAGGACGGGGTCGAGCGGGTCGTCCACATCGACCACTTCGCAGAGACTCCCCCCGGAGTCACAGACGAAATGGGGGTATCCGTAGATGTCCTTGGCGCGTTCGATGAACTCGGGGACGTCGAGCAGGGCGCGGATCTCCGCCTGACGATGCTGCGCCTGCCGCCGGGAGTATTCGGCGAACGGGATCCCCCCGAGCGCTTCGCTCCCCGGCTTGCCGAGGTACGTGGACAGCGGGCTCAGATTCTCGAAGGAGATGTTCGAGCGGATGTAGATCGAGTCCGAGCGGAGCAACTGCCGCAGGAAGGGGACCTTCATCGCCTCCCGCTTGAAGTTGTCCACGATGTGCTCGCCCATGTACCGCGTGCCGATGCGGTAATCGACCGAGTACTGGAA
The Gemmatimonadaceae bacterium DNA segment above includes these coding regions:
- a CDS encoding response regulator — its product is MSSALRPGFSGHTEEMAVSGEHLASVEALLASYTSLRRRRRWYLAALAAAVFGTLISAAFHRATGATPMFLVGFAALPMMLGGFGPMLLATWGALVGSIIVEGPGLVNSELEAVRYGSGFMLALVSAVFCEVARRHRIEAIDREFRLAQALRRSEELRAERAAADATQQAERDLAAAALRERDQQLARITATVPGIVYQLLWKRSGETRFLYVSERARDLFDLDPDAVVADAGVAWSRVHPDDVGGMFRSANACMEDWSPWRYEFRITDPARADAWRWALGSAICQPGPEPDSALFTGIFTDVTDQRRLEDELRQAQRIESLGRLAGGVAHDFNNLLTAITGEASLLESDQAPSSEVAQGLQRIRAAAESGAALSKQLLGFARRQVMAPRLVDANKMMQRAAPLLRRLLRESIRLELDVAPEVGMVRVDPGLFDQVLLNLAANARDAMPRGGTLAVRVRRLNGTDPDRAQYPGVSGDAAVEFVVADTGSGMPDAVRARAFEPFFTTKPVGEGSGLGLSTSYGIVTQAGGMMLLESREGHGTTVRIALPWIDPIEAQALDERSALRGGTERVLVVDDDDQVRRVTAEALRRFGYDVLEARGGAEAVAMARVSDPPLALLVSDVVMPELSGVDVVNAMRDAGITPRVLFVSGYPEGTVTQHGVVPDGVDLLVKPYAVHDLLRRVRAALDRAA
- a CDS encoding family 10 glycosylhydrolase, with translation MSGRRGIGAAALLLLAACGGGGDAPTGPGSGGGTTPPPPDNTLSVPTIAREFRGMWIATVANIDWPTRNTLTASQQQTEMNGLLDVASTAGLNAVVLQVRAAGDVIYPSSLEPWARSLTGTQGTDPGYDPLSYAVQQAHQRGLELHAWFNPFRAGNLSDTARFAPLHLARKRPDLVRRYCSQLWFDPGESAVQDQAIAVITEVVTRYDVDAVHLDDFFYPYPDANCPGLDFPDSVGYAAYTRAGGTLTRGDWRRDNVNRFVQRLYEAVHLASATVKVGISPFGIWRPGNPTGVTGLDAYASIYADSRKWLQAGWVDYFAPQLYWSTTSSGQNYNSLISWWGQQNTQKRHLWPGLASYRINDGSSAPYAATEIPTQISIARQQQAVSGGATGTILYNGSSVRDNRGGFVTALTSGLYASGALVPASPWLDATAPSAPAVAVATSGANLLVTILGGSSDTRWYLVRWRIGTTWAQKLLPANVASTTAPSALADAVVVNAVDRAGNASPDAVWRK
- the pth gene encoding aminoacyl-tRNA hydrolase, which translates into the protein MKVIVGLGNPGREYEQTRHNVGWWLLDHLHRRWHFDGWKKDGDAITATGLVGTKKVKLVKPQTYMNLSGQVLRPYLKREGWTAAQDLLVLVDEVAVPCGEYRFKPHGSPGGHNGLKSIEAHLKSPQYPRLRIGIRPVDERRQIGDLADFVLHAMPRDERELVEALYDRMTSAVELWIAEGTEKAVSSMGR
- a CDS encoding ribose-phosphate pyrophosphokinase — its product is MHAASEAPSASNRGFKILAGTANQPLAEEVAKSLGAELCKVTCSRFADGEVFVRIDENIRGADVFVVQPTNPPGENMLELLLLIDAARRASAARVTAVLPYTGYARQDRKDQPRVAIGAKLMANLIETAGASRVLGLDFHAHQLQGFFDVPVDHLYAAPVFTNYFRKKELKDLVVVAPDVGSAKMARGFAKRLDATFAIIDKRRPKANVAEVMNVVGEVEGRDCLIPDDMIDTAGTVSEAARALKKLGANDIYVCATHALLSGPAVERLSTAPIKEVVVTDSINLPPERRFPSLTVLSVGELLAKAIRFTHADQSVSVLFE
- a CDS encoding 50S ribosomal protein L25/general stress protein Ctc; this translates as MASATLTASSRAETGKGAARKIRQAGNIPCVIYGHGREPQSLTVNARETEKLLKGIATSSTVIELAIDGKTARTLIREIQRHPFKRHVLHIDFQELVAGETVTVKCPIVYIGTPEGVRLEGGLLDQIMHELTIEVDPSNIPNHIDVDVSSLKLGKSLHVSDIKVPAGITIKDDAEGTVCVCAAPKVHADAPAEGGAAEPELIRKPKPEDDK
- a CDS encoding ROK family protein encodes the protein MSEHSHPALRIGIDLGGTKIEGVVLDAHGRVLAQERIPTPRAYLATVHALTALVLRLEVAVGARATVGIGIPGVVVPETGLVKNANSTWLNGQPLQRDLAEALQREVRMQNDANCFALSEATDGAGAGAGVVFGVIMGTGVGGGIIVHGQVLTGRNLIGGEWGHNPLPWPSGDEVPGPRCYCGRHGCIETWISGPGIAADHARVNGGTLTTPEIIAQGAAGDAAALATRARLVHRAARSLATIVNVLDPDVIVLGGGVSNIPGLVDEIAAALPPWVFSESVSTRVVRHQHGDSSGVRGAAWLWPAS
- a CDS encoding glycoside hydrolase; the encoded protein is MLLRSRMTYLLAPMVLLSACATGRDATGATSMGPLTELPVPAQAGSSTPFVTVRGDRELLLSWTQRRPDSTVAIQLAAWNGTTWDSTRTIAAARPFFVNWADFPAITALANGDLAAHWLERDGEGKYAYGVRVVRSADAGRTWSAPVVPHTDGLAAEHGFVSLWADGADGLGLVWLDGRKSAMPDSAKEMTIRTARLTASGAIEREALLDARSCDCCQTGTAAATSGRVIVYRDRSAEEIRDIAIVRETANGWTPSTKVHEDGWHYPGCPVNGPQVAAVGDTVYVAWFTGARDTNRVHIARSTDGGATFGAPLRVDEGTPLGRVSLVLDAKGHPVIAWLEQRTNQVAEVLARRIRPEGTQLTARETHVLAQTSGARPSGFPRLARVADTLYATWTTTTPSLAVHVGRLTLY
- a CDS encoding 1-acyl-sn-glycerol-3-phosphate acyltransferase, translating into MARELIVGLLLIAVGALAWLAAHRVARRAGRRTLLRMRARVDRYKFTRKHYVIEHVLADPQVAAAVARHASEQPEDPAVTWQRVRRYLDEIVPFFNVLAYYRLGYWVSRAALSLFYKVSVEVERDDPFKGLPRDSIVIYLMNHRSNADYVLVAYVMMGQVSISYAVGEWARAFPLEYLFKSFGSYFIRRRYREPLYHAVLQAYVQLITRNAVTQGIFPEGGLTRDGALRPAKIGLLDYALGVARDPAMRDRLYVVPVGINYDRVLEDRTLLRELETRAPVAPLSRVAQMASVGRFLLWNVGRLFTRRWKRYGRAAVTIGAPIPVRGWLDALAAQDIDLFTLPRDARLPHVQTFCDDVLARIGAIIPVTPVPLACAALQSFDAEYVPRTALLERMAAMRDVLQELSGRVVRADRDIAETFDRAYRMLRLRRMVARAGEGYVILPRGRPLITYYANSIVHLLGPFADGIRARDALPVHDWERPAAPAS